The proteins below are encoded in one region of Methanosarcina barkeri 3:
- a CDS encoding glycosyltransferase family 4 protein codes for MGRENKVPKRNYFQIKQMNIHYLTDIYFGEKNAGTTHTIEIYNNLSKKNEVHLICQKPQTEIKVENKCYIPLFGTKRLMRIILLNFLFWMIYPLYLLIKKKPDIFYQRFDGTLFLSPSLVFSKLFNIPLVMEVNGDMLDEISMRHEPQVYVKLIKLCEKIYYSNASRIITVTEGIKQEIIRKYGIPEEKIEVIGNGVNTDIFRPLNKISNLKTKYGLDKNNVVAFAGILVEWQGLKYLVEAAPAILKEEVETVFLIIGDGPLKNDLIQKAKDLNIDKKFIFTGFIPHNEMPLYINASDVCVVPKIPLKSGYSPLKLYEYMACGKAVIASDVKGFEILNQVKAGILVEPQNSQKLSEAILKVLKDESLKNEMGNRGRNLVLMHYSWGSIAQKTEKLLANALEEKYIGSEHFRASSRLFRASSKRSRVSSKNLRRK; via the coding sequence ATGGGCAGGGAAAATAAAGTTCCGAAGCGGAATTATTTCCAAATAAAACAAATGAATATACACTATCTAACAGATATATACTTTGGAGAAAAAAACGCTGGGACAACCCATACAATAGAAATTTACAATAACTTATCAAAAAAGAATGAAGTCCATTTGATATGTCAAAAACCACAGACTGAAATTAAAGTCGAAAATAAATGCTACATTCCACTTTTTGGTACCAAGCGTCTAATGCGTATTATTTTATTGAATTTTCTATTTTGGATGATATATCCTCTATACCTATTAATCAAAAAAAAACCAGACATATTTTATCAGCGATTTGATGGAACATTATTCTTGTCTCCCTCACTGGTATTCTCCAAATTATTTAATATCCCTCTGGTTATGGAAGTAAATGGGGATATGCTTGATGAGATATCAATGAGACACGAACCACAGGTTTATGTGAAACTCATAAAATTATGCGAAAAGATTTACTACTCTAACGCAAGCAGGATAATTACAGTCACTGAAGGAATAAAACAAGAAATAATCAGAAAGTATGGCATTCCTGAAGAAAAAATAGAAGTGATCGGAAACGGAGTAAATACAGATATATTCAGACCACTGAATAAGATCTCAAATTTGAAAACAAAATACGGGCTTGATAAAAACAATGTCGTTGCTTTTGCTGGCATTCTAGTAGAATGGCAAGGACTCAAATATCTCGTAGAAGCCGCACCTGCAATTTTGAAAGAAGAAGTAGAAACAGTATTTTTAATAATCGGGGATGGCCCTTTAAAAAACGATCTGATTCAAAAAGCTAAAGATCTGAATATAGATAAAAAATTCATATTCACAGGTTTCATACCCCATAATGAAATGCCACTGTATATAAATGCAAGTGATGTATGCGTGGTACCTAAGATACCCCTAAAGTCTGGCTACTCTCCTTTAAAATTATATGAATATATGGCGTGTGGAAAAGCGGTCATAGCAAGTGATGTGAAAGGATTTGAAATACTGAATCAAGTAAAAGCAGGAATTTTGGTTGAACCGCAAAACTCTCAGAAACTATCTGAGGCTATTTTAAAAGTACTAAAAGACGAATCTTTAAAAAACGAAATGGGAAATCGTGGGCGTAACCTAGTGTTAATGCACTATAGTTGGGGGAGTATAGCTCAGAAAACGGAAAAATTACTTGCAAATGCATTAGAGGAAAAATATATAGGTTCCGAGCATTTTAGGGCAAGTTCCAGACTTTTTAGGGCAAGTTCTAAACGTTCGAGAGTAAGTTCTAAAAATTTGAGGAGAAAATGA
- the wecB gene encoding non-hydrolyzing UDP-N-acetylglucosamine 2-epimerase — protein sequence MKIASIVGARPQFIKCAPLSRLIREKHEEILIHTGQHYDIGMSDIFFDELKIPKPNYNLGVGSDSHGVQTGKMLIEIEKILLKESPDLVLVYGDTNSTLAGDIAASKLHIKTAHVEAGLRSFDRFMPEEINRVLADHISDLLFCPTETAVLNLKKEGITKGVYNVGDVMLDSLKYNIKIAEQKATILEDLNIKSKEYIVATVHRASNTDSFENLSSITNAFCHAGVPIVFAVHPRTEKYLKQYGLWNELCKKIKVVPPLGYLEMLKLMAHAKKILTDSGGIQKEAYMLKVPCITMRENTEWVETIADGGNVLVGADYEKITDAILNFEGVPIKGNFFGNGNAYVNICEILGNT from the coding sequence ATGAAAATAGCATCTATTGTCGGAGCTCGTCCTCAATTCATCAAGTGTGCTCCTCTTTCTCGACTTATAAGAGAAAAACACGAAGAGATACTCATACATACAGGTCAGCATTACGACATAGGAATGTCCGATATCTTCTTTGATGAACTGAAGATCCCTAAACCGAACTACAATCTTGGTGTAGGGTCCGACAGTCATGGAGTTCAAACTGGAAAAATGTTGATTGAAATTGAAAAAATTCTTCTAAAAGAAAGTCCTGACCTTGTCCTTGTATACGGAGATACGAACTCTACACTTGCAGGAGATATTGCTGCTTCCAAATTACATATTAAAACTGCGCATGTAGAAGCTGGTCTTCGGTCTTTTGATCGGTTCATGCCTGAAGAAATTAATAGAGTACTTGCAGACCATATCTCAGACCTGCTTTTTTGCCCAACAGAAACTGCAGTCTTAAACCTGAAAAAAGAAGGAATCACAAAAGGAGTCTATAATGTAGGAGATGTAATGCTTGATTCTTTGAAATATAACATAAAGATTGCAGAACAAAAAGCTACAATTCTGGAGGACCTGAACATTAAATCAAAAGAGTATATTGTTGCAACTGTTCATCGGGCTTCGAACACTGACAGCTTTGAAAACCTTTCCTCCATAACAAACGCTTTCTGTCACGCAGGTGTTCCCATTGTATTTGCGGTCCATCCCAGGACTGAAAAGTATCTGAAACAGTACGGGCTCTGGAATGAATTGTGTAAAAAAATTAAAGTCGTTCCTCCCCTTGGATACCTGGAAATGTTAAAGCTCATGGCTCATGCAAAGAAGATCCTCACAGACTCAGGAGGGATACAGAAAGAAGCTTACATGCTTAAGGTACCCTGCATAACTATGAGGGAAAATACCGAGTGGGTCGAAACGATCGCAGATGGAGGGAATGTACTTGTTGGAGCGGATTATGAGAAGATCACAGATGCAATTTTAAATTTTGAAGGTGTCCCTATAAAAGGGAACTTTTTCGGAAATGGAAATGCATATGTAAATATTTGTGAAATCTTAGGAAACACATAG